In the genome of Thermoanaerobaculia bacterium, one region contains:
- the hisB gene encoding imidazoleglycerol-phosphate dehydratase HisB, whose protein sequence is MRRASVQRQTKETRIEVELDLESGTATSITVPNGFLGHMLEALATHSGIGLRLAALGDTSVDLHHTVEDTGLVLGEALAGALGERRGVVRFAHAYAPLDEALARAVIDLSGRGYFVWTLPPELEQAWVTREFPLTLVADFFQALADRGRLTLHLTVVAGRNPHHVAEACFKAVAVALRQAVALREGAGSTAEIPSTKGTLAR, encoded by the coding sequence ATGAGACGAGCTAGCGTCCAGCGCCAGACGAAGGAAACCCGAATCGAAGTCGAATTGGATCTCGAGTCAGGAACAGCGACCTCGATCACCGTTCCGAACGGCTTTCTCGGTCACATGCTCGAGGCGCTCGCGACGCATTCCGGAATCGGTCTGCGGCTGGCGGCGCTGGGTGATACTTCGGTCGACCTGCATCACACGGTGGAGGACACCGGGCTCGTGTTGGGCGAGGCGCTCGCCGGGGCGCTCGGCGAGCGCCGAGGCGTGGTGCGTTTCGCGCACGCCTACGCGCCGCTCGACGAGGCGCTGGCGCGGGCCGTGATCGATCTCTCCGGCCGCGGCTACTTCGTCTGGACCCTGCCGCCGGAGCTCGAGCAGGCCTGGGTGACGCGCGAGTTCCCGCTCACCCTGGTCGCCGACTTCTTCCAGGCGCTCGCCGATCGCGGGCGTCTGACGCTCCACCTGACCGTTGTGGCCGGGCGCAATCCGCACCATGTCGCCGAGGCCTGCTTCAAGGCGGTGGCGGTGGCTCTGCGGCAGGCGGTGGCCCTGCGCGAAGGCGCCGGGTCGACCGCGGAGATCCCGAGTACCAAAGGGACGCTCGCCCGATGA
- a CDS encoding histidinol-phosphate aminotransferase family protein, whose product MSRYVRPEVQALGAYTLDLSPCRFKLDQNEVPWELPRRIKEEVARRLLDREWARYPDFHAARLRERLAAAHDWMPEGVLAGNGSNELLAATMAAVGGPGREILGLAPSFGLYPVFALQSGARYRAIGPRADLALPTDELELEIDRDPRRTVLVASPNNPTGEAIPPATIARWAAKLADADAPLLLDNAYGEFCRFDYRPLLARHPNLVIFRTFSKAWSLAGLRLGYLLGAPDLVSEIVKVKLPYNLGQAGAIAGELALDNAALVERRVRLLVARRAQWRALLAASQEEVFASEANFLLVRNSKERSLLVKGSLAERGIRVRDVSAGPGLEGCLRFSVGTGAALRATARALNGHFSFTGSLSLQEPR is encoded by the coding sequence ATGAGTCGTTACGTGCGCCCCGAGGTGCAGGCGCTCGGCGCCTATACCCTCGACCTCTCGCCCTGCCGCTTCAAGCTCGACCAGAACGAGGTGCCGTGGGAGCTGCCGCGGCGCATCAAGGAGGAGGTCGCCCGTCGTCTGCTCGATCGCGAGTGGGCGCGCTATCCGGACTTTCATGCCGCGCGGCTGCGCGAGCGTTTGGCTGCGGCCCACGACTGGATGCCCGAAGGCGTGCTCGCCGGCAACGGCTCGAACGAGCTGCTCGCGGCGACGATGGCCGCGGTCGGCGGTCCCGGGCGGGAGATTCTCGGTCTCGCGCCGAGCTTCGGGCTCTATCCGGTCTTCGCGCTCCAGTCGGGCGCGCGCTACCGGGCGATCGGACCGCGCGCCGACCTCGCGCTGCCGACCGACGAGCTCGAGCTCGAGATCGACCGCGATCCGCGCCGGACGGTCCTCGTCGCCTCGCCGAACAACCCGACCGGCGAGGCGATCCCCCCGGCGACGATCGCGCGCTGGGCGGCGAAGCTCGCGGATGCCGACGCGCCGCTGCTGCTCGACAACGCCTACGGCGAGTTCTGCCGCTTCGACTACCGGCCACTCCTCGCCCGGCATCCGAACCTGGTGATCTTCCGCACCTTCTCCAAGGCCTGGTCGCTCGCGGGCCTCCGCCTCGGCTACCTTCTCGGCGCGCCGGACCTGGTGAGCGAGATCGTCAAGGTGAAGCTGCCCTACAACCTCGGCCAGGCCGGCGCCATCGCCGGCGAGCTGGCGCTCGACAACGCCGCGCTCGTCGAGCGTCGCGTCCGCCTGCTCGTCGCGCGGCGCGCGCAGTGGCGCGCGCTGCTCGCGGCGAGCCAAGAGGAAGTCTTCGCTTCCGAAGCGAATTTTCTGTTGGTGAGAAACAGCAAAGAGAGAAGCCTGCTGGTAAAGGGGTCGCTCGCAGAGCGCGGGATTCGAGTGCGCGACGTTTCCGCCGGACCCGGCCTCGAAGGATGCCTGCGATTCTCCGTCGGAACCGGCGCGGCCCTCCGGGCCACGGCACGAGCGCTGAACGGTCACTTTTCGTTTACTGGAAGCCTTTCGCTTCAGGAGCCGCGATGA
- the hisD gene encoding histidinol dehydrogenase, whose translation MKALRIVHSDRPAGLRLRRRIALRLATVLDTRVEKTARRIVAAIRKGGDAALLDAARAHDGCAAASTMADLRLAPLPGDGGWRNVTPAVQDAVELAIENVGHFHRAQLRAAGDGFSVECAGVTLAEVVQPLARVGLYVPGGRASYPSTAIMTAVPAQVAGVSEIVVATPARTYLAQPVLRYTLARLGVDEIWGVGGAHAVAALAYGTESVRRVDAIAGPGNAWVTAAKRQVAGVVAIDGLMGPSEVVIVAGEEADAEWIAADLLAQAEHDPRAAALLVTTSRRLAVRVASAVERQLPALATADTALAALRGYGGALLVADLAAAVALASEIAPEHLQLVGAEVEAAAPRFGSAGAVFVGARTPEVFGDYVAGPSHVLPTCGTARFASGLSVESFRRRTHRIEVHEPAAAERFAKAAAALAEAEGLPAHAAAAAARRGGA comes from the coding sequence ATGAAAGCCCTGCGCATCGTGCACTCCGACCGGCCAGCGGGACTTCGGCTCCGGCGGCGCATCGCCCTGCGCCTGGCGACCGTTCTCGATACCCGGGTGGAGAAGACGGCGCGCCGCATCGTCGCCGCCATTCGCAAGGGCGGCGACGCGGCGTTGCTCGATGCGGCGCGCGCCCATGATGGCTGCGCTGCCGCCAGCACGATGGCCGACCTGCGGCTCGCACCGCTCCCCGGGGACGGCGGCTGGCGCAATGTCACGCCGGCGGTCCAGGACGCGGTCGAGCTGGCGATCGAGAACGTCGGGCACTTCCATCGCGCACAGCTCCGGGCTGCGGGCGACGGTTTCAGCGTCGAGTGCGCGGGGGTGACCCTCGCGGAGGTCGTGCAGCCACTCGCTCGCGTCGGTCTCTACGTGCCCGGAGGGCGGGCGAGCTACCCCTCGACCGCAATCATGACGGCTGTACCGGCCCAGGTCGCCGGGGTCTCGGAGATCGTGGTCGCGACGCCCGCACGGACCTACCTCGCGCAGCCGGTCCTGCGCTATACGCTGGCGCGGCTCGGAGTCGACGAGATCTGGGGCGTCGGCGGAGCGCATGCCGTCGCGGCGCTGGCCTACGGCACCGAGTCGGTGCGACGGGTCGACGCCATCGCGGGTCCGGGCAACGCCTGGGTGACCGCGGCGAAGCGGCAGGTCGCAGGCGTCGTCGCCATCGACGGCTTGATGGGCCCCTCCGAGGTCGTCATCGTGGCCGGGGAAGAGGCCGATGCGGAGTGGATCGCCGCCGATCTCCTGGCGCAGGCCGAGCACGATCCGCGCGCCGCGGCGCTTCTCGTGACGACTTCGCGCCGGTTGGCGGTGCGCGTGGCGTCGGCAGTCGAGCGCCAGCTGCCGGCGCTCGCGACGGCGGACACGGCTCTCGCCGCGCTGCGCGGCTACGGTGGCGCGCTGCTGGTCGCCGACCTCGCCGCCGCGGTGGCGCTCGCCAGCGAGATCGCGCCGGAGCACCTGCAGCTCGTCGGGGCGGAGGTCGAGGCGGCAGCGCCGCGCTTCGGGAGCGCCGGGGCGGTCTTCGTCGGCGCGCGCACGCCCGAGGTCTTCGGCGACTATGTCGCGGGCCCGAGTCACGTCCTGCCGACGTGCGGTACGGCGCGCTTCGCCTCCGGTCTCTCGGTCGAGAGCTTTCGCCGCCGGACCCACCGCATCGAAGTTCACGAACCGGCGGCGGCGGAGCGCTTCGCGAAGGCTGCGGCAGCTCTCGCCGAGGCCGAAGGGCTGCCGGCGCACGCGGCCGCTGCCGCCGCTCGGCGAGGTGGGGCATGA
- a CDS encoding ATP phosphoribosyltransferase — translation MIRLALPKGRNLETALAAFAAGGLDLSGLDSAAARDSRRLWHVFPELGLEVLLLKDRDLPLYVGRGVADCGIVGRDVLDEVDGDLLVPLELAGGRSRLSLIGRAGRALPGAGEQVRLATKYPRTAERFLERQPWSAEILELSGSIELAPLVGLADFILDIVQSGSTLRAHGLAEIEPVREIAPCFVVHRAAWQMRRAELTGLLGRLERAGVAA, via the coding sequence TTGATCCGCCTCGCGCTACCCAAGGGCCGCAACCTCGAAACCGCGCTCGCGGCCTTCGCGGCCGGCGGTCTCGATCTCTCCGGACTCGACAGTGCGGCGGCGCGCGATTCGCGCCGGCTCTGGCACGTCTTTCCGGAGCTCGGCCTCGAAGTCCTGCTGCTCAAGGACCGCGACCTGCCGCTCTACGTTGGGCGCGGGGTCGCAGACTGCGGCATCGTCGGCCGCGACGTGCTCGACGAGGTCGATGGCGACCTGCTCGTACCGCTCGAGCTCGCCGGGGGGCGCAGCCGTCTGTCGCTCATCGGCCGCGCGGGGCGAGCGCTGCCGGGTGCCGGGGAGCAGGTGAGGCTCGCCACCAAGTATCCCCGCACGGCGGAGCGCTTTCTCGAGCGCCAGCCCTGGAGCGCCGAGATTCTCGAGCTCTCGGGCTCGATCGAGCTCGCGCCGCTGGTGGGCCTCGCCGACTTCATCCTCGACATCGTGCAGAGCGGCTCGACGCTCCGGGCGCACGGCCTCGCGGAGATCGAGCCGGTGCGCGAGATCGCCCCCTGCTTCGTGGTCCATCGTGCCGCATGGCAGATGCGGCGCGCCGAGCTCACCGGCCTCCTGGGCCGTCTGGAACGGGCGGGAGTCGCGGCATGA